A window of the Lysinibacillus irui genome harbors these coding sequences:
- a CDS encoding endonuclease MutS2, producing MIAERALKTLEYDKVRQQVASYCTSSIGKSAIEELVPQTDFDKVVQLLEEMDEGLSILRVKGNVPMGGIFDVRPSARRAQIGGMLAAIELMEISSTIRASRILRNFIEDIEADEVIEIPHFIAKKEAMPVLTGLQHEINNCIDDNGAVVDSASQTLRSIRQSLRAEEGKVRSKLESLIRGSNAAKMLSDTLVTIRNDRFVIPVKQEYRHHYGGIVHDQSSSGQTLFIEPDSVVQANNEIHRLKMKEQVEIERILLALSAMVQEVASDLFNLVKVLGDIDVILAKGKYGQANKCTMPKMNQDGYIRLVRARHPLLPIDVAVPNDIEFGKEITAIVITGPNTGGKTVTLKTVGLCTLMAQAGLPVPALDGSELAVFKQLFADIGDEQSIEQSLSTFSSHMVNIVDILKKFDHESLVLFDELGAGTDPQEGAALAISILDEVHGRGARVMATTHYPELKAYGYNRPGVANASVEFDIETLSPTYRLLIGVPGRSNAFEISSRLGLPESIIDQAKSFTGTDRHEVESMIASLEETRRQSEDDAERSHALLVESETLRKELQDKLQAYEERKEALDKKAKEKARKIVDEAKKEAESIIAELREMRKNADQVVKEHELIEARKRLEEATPLDNNKVLKKAAQVKARAQNLVVGDEVKVLSYGQRGTLLEKVSDTEWVVQMGILKMKISDSDLEYIKPEKEPVLRTAGVKNRNSHVKLELDLRGERYEDAILRTEKYIDDALLANYGRVSIIHGVGTGALRQGIQSYLKKHKRVKSFRFGEAGEGGLGVTVVELK from the coding sequence GTGATTGCAGAACGCGCATTGAAAACACTAGAATACGATAAAGTACGTCAGCAAGTGGCTTCATACTGTACTTCTTCAATTGGTAAATCTGCGATTGAGGAGCTTGTGCCGCAAACTGATTTTGATAAAGTAGTACAATTACTAGAAGAAATGGATGAAGGTTTATCTATTTTACGAGTTAAGGGCAATGTACCAATGGGAGGGATTTTTGATGTTCGCCCATCTGCAAGACGTGCACAAATAGGAGGCATGCTTGCAGCAATAGAACTAATGGAAATATCCAGTACGATTCGAGCAAGTCGAATTTTACGTAATTTTATTGAAGATATAGAGGCTGATGAAGTGATTGAGATTCCACATTTCATCGCTAAGAAGGAAGCCATGCCTGTCTTAACAGGATTGCAGCATGAAATCAACAATTGTATTGATGACAATGGGGCTGTTGTAGATTCAGCTAGTCAAACATTGCGCTCCATTCGTCAATCTTTACGTGCTGAAGAAGGAAAAGTCCGTTCAAAGCTGGAAAGTTTAATCCGTGGAAGTAATGCAGCGAAAATGCTTTCTGATACACTTGTTACCATTCGTAATGATCGCTTTGTTATTCCGGTGAAACAAGAATATCGTCATCATTATGGTGGTATTGTGCATGATCAATCTTCTTCCGGTCAAACATTATTTATTGAGCCTGACTCTGTCGTACAAGCGAATAATGAAATACATCGTTTAAAAATGAAGGAACAGGTAGAGATTGAGCGAATATTACTAGCATTAAGTGCAATGGTACAAGAAGTAGCATCAGATTTATTTAACCTAGTGAAAGTTTTAGGTGATATCGATGTCATTTTAGCAAAAGGTAAATATGGACAAGCCAATAAATGTACAATGCCTAAAATGAATCAGGATGGCTATATTCGATTAGTGCGTGCACGCCATCCACTTTTACCAATCGATGTGGCTGTACCAAATGATATCGAATTTGGCAAAGAGATTACAGCCATTGTTATTACAGGTCCGAATACGGGCGGTAAAACGGTGACGTTAAAAACGGTGGGCTTATGCACATTAATGGCGCAGGCTGGATTACCAGTGCCAGCATTGGATGGGTCGGAGCTTGCAGTATTTAAGCAACTGTTTGCTGATATAGGTGATGAGCAATCGATTGAGCAATCACTTTCCACGTTCTCTTCTCATATGGTCAATATTGTAGATATTTTAAAGAAATTTGATCATGAATCACTTGTTCTTTTTGATGAGCTAGGAGCAGGTACTGATCCCCAGGAAGGTGCAGCATTAGCTATCTCTATTTTAGATGAAGTGCATGGACGAGGAGCTCGTGTGATGGCAACAACCCACTATCCAGAGCTAAAAGCATATGGCTATAATCGACCAGGTGTTGCCAATGCTAGTGTAGAGTTTGATATTGAAACATTAAGCCCAACCTATCGACTACTTATTGGTGTACCTGGACGTTCTAATGCATTTGAAATATCCAGTCGCCTTGGTCTTCCAGAATCAATAATAGATCAAGCTAAGAGCTTTACAGGGACAGATCGACATGAGGTTGAATCGATGATTGCCTCATTAGAAGAAACACGTCGCCAATCAGAAGATGATGCAGAGCGTTCCCATGCATTGCTGGTAGAATCTGAAACTTTACGTAAAGAGCTTCAAGATAAATTACAAGCCTATGAGGAGCGTAAAGAGGCGCTAGATAAGAAAGCGAAGGAAAAAGCTCGTAAAATTGTTGATGAAGCGAAAAAAGAAGCAGAATCAATTATTGCTGAGCTGAGAGAAATGCGCAAAAATGCTGACCAAGTTGTCAAGGAACATGAATTGATTGAAGCCCGCAAACGCTTGGAGGAAGCAACACCGCTTGATAACAATAAAGTGCTGAAAAAGGCTGCACAAGTTAAAGCCCGTGCACAAAACTTAGTTGTCGGGGACGAGGTAAAGGTGTTAAGCTATGGACAACGAGGTACATTGTTAGAAAAAGTGTCGGATACCGAATGGGTTGTCCAAATGGGGATTTTAAAAATGAAAATCTCGGATAGTGATTTGGAGTATATTAAACCTGAAAAAGAGCCTGTTTTACGAACAGCTGGTGTGAAAAATCGAAATAGCCATGTTAAATTAGAATTGGATTTACGTGGTGAACGCTATGAGGACGCGATTTTGAGAACGGAAAAGTATATTGATGATGCGTTGCTTGCTAATTATGGTCGAGTCTCTATTATTCATGGAGTTGGTACAGGAGCTTTACGTCAAGGTATTCAAAGCTATTTGAAAAAGCATAAACGCGTGAAATCCTTCCGTTTTGGTGAAGCCGGCGAGGGGGGCTTAGGCGTCACAGTTGTAGAATTGAAATAA
- the polX gene encoding DNA polymerase/3'-5' exonuclease PolX: MNKKTIIRTLEKIALYMELQGENPFKVSAFRKAAAALEGDERSLSEMDDVTKLKGIGKGTAAVIEDLMATGESSLLKELEEIVPKGLLPLLKLPGLGGKKIAKLHQELGIDSAESLKKACEEGKVRELAGFAVKTEEKILKELANFANRSERLPIWQLEPVVLQIEALLGSMKEVERFSVAGSFRRALETSKDIDFIVVTEAVEAVRDNLLNGLAIQEVVAAGDTKISVILDLDEPVSVDFRLVKDHEYATALHHFTGSKDHNVRMRQLAKARGEKISEYGVEQQDGTILTFQDEEAFFAHFDLPWIPPSLRTGKGEFDQPNTIPQLVRLEDIQADLHMHTTWSDGAYSVAEMGEALRARGYQYSVITDHSQFLRVANGLTPERLEKQRIEIEAFNECHPDFHLFKGTEMDILPDGSLDFDDEVLKELDFVIASIHSSFTQSQDKIMARLLTAMQNPYVHMIAHPTGRIIADRDGYNPDMKQLIAWAKEYGKILELNANPYRLDLCVEHLEMALAAGVPIAINTDAHDIAHLRFMDIGVRYANRAWLPKDMIVNTWTRDQFEAFIRRNK; the protein is encoded by the coding sequence ATGAATAAAAAAACAATTATTCGTACACTCGAAAAAATTGCTTTATATATGGAATTACAAGGAGAGAATCCATTCAAGGTATCTGCCTTTCGAAAAGCAGCTGCAGCACTTGAAGGGGACGAGCGTTCGTTAAGTGAAATGGACGATGTAACAAAACTTAAAGGTATTGGTAAGGGGACGGCTGCTGTTATTGAGGACTTGATGGCAACAGGTGAATCAAGTTTATTAAAAGAGTTAGAAGAAATTGTCCCAAAAGGGTTACTGCCATTGTTAAAATTGCCTGGCTTAGGGGGCAAAAAGATTGCGAAACTACATCAAGAACTTGGTATTGATTCAGCAGAGAGCTTAAAAAAGGCGTGTGAAGAAGGAAAAGTTCGTGAATTAGCGGGCTTTGCTGTAAAAACCGAGGAGAAAATTTTAAAGGAACTTGCCAACTTTGCTAATCGTTCTGAACGCTTACCAATATGGCAGCTTGAGCCTGTGGTTTTACAAATTGAGGCGCTTCTAGGTAGTATGAAGGAAGTGGAACGTTTTTCAGTTGCTGGAAGCTTCCGTCGAGCACTAGAAACAAGTAAAGATATTGATTTTATTGTAGTGACAGAAGCGGTTGAGGCTGTACGTGACAATTTATTAAATGGATTGGCCATTCAGGAAGTCGTAGCAGCGGGCGATACTAAAATTTCAGTAATTTTAGATTTAGATGAGCCAGTGAGTGTTGATTTCCGGTTAGTAAAGGATCATGAATATGCCACTGCCCTGCATCATTTTACAGGTTCAAAGGATCATAATGTGCGAATGCGCCAACTTGCAAAAGCACGTGGTGAAAAAATTAGTGAATATGGGGTTGAACAGCAAGATGGTACTATCTTGACGTTTCAAGATGAAGAGGCATTTTTTGCCCATTTTGATCTACCTTGGATTCCACCGAGCCTTCGTACAGGAAAAGGTGAATTTGATCAACCCAACACGATTCCTCAATTAGTTCGACTAGAGGATATTCAAGCAGACTTGCACATGCATACGACATGGTCTGATGGTGCATACTCTGTGGCAGAAATGGGAGAGGCACTACGAGCACGGGGCTATCAATATAGCGTCATTACAGATCATTCTCAATTTCTAAGAGTAGCAAATGGTTTAACACCAGAGCGCTTAGAGAAGCAACGTATCGAAATTGAGGCATTTAATGAGTGCCATCCTGATTTTCACTTGTTTAAGGGGACAGAGATGGATATATTGCCAGATGGATCCCTTGATTTCGATGATGAAGTGTTAAAAGAGCTGGATTTTGTTATTGCCTCTATTCATTCTAGTTTTACTCAATCTCAGGATAAAATCATGGCACGTTTATTGACAGCGATGCAAAATCCGTATGTCCATATGATTGCCCACCCAACTGGTCGAATTATTGCAGATCGTGATGGTTATAATCCTGATATGAAACAGTTAATTGCTTGGGCGAAAGAATATGGTAAAATTTTAGAGTTAAATGCAAATCCGTACCGTCTGGATTTATGTGTAGAACATTTAGAAATGGCTTTAGCAGCAGGTGTTCCTATAGCCATTAATACAGATGCCCATGATATTGCGCATTTACGTTTTATGGATATTGGTGTTCGCTATGCCAATAGAGCATGGCTACCAAAAGATATGATTGTGAATACATGGACGCGTGACCAGTTTGAAGCGTTCATACGACGAAATAAATAG
- a CDS encoding CvpA family protein yields the protein MLDLIILVVLLAGIGVGAKRGFIVQMMHIVSFVVALIVAYIYYKPLAQKFVFWVPYPGVTDTGSLSVVIDSLDLDRTFYRVIAFAVIFFAVKITLQIVASIFDFIAYLPVLNTVNRWLGALLGMIENYLIMFILLYVCALLPIEVIQNLMSKSLLSGLMLEHTPIITKMFQNWWYIYMQ from the coding sequence ATGTTAGATTTAATCATATTAGTGGTACTGTTAGCTGGAATTGGCGTCGGTGCAAAAAGAGGTTTCATTGTACAAATGATGCACATTGTCAGTTTCGTAGTAGCACTGATTGTTGCGTATATTTATTATAAGCCATTAGCACAAAAATTTGTATTTTGGGTTCCATATCCAGGCGTTACTGATACAGGTAGCCTTAGTGTCGTCATTGATAGCCTAGATTTAGACCGTACCTTTTATCGTGTAATCGCCTTTGCTGTTATTTTCTTTGCAGTGAAAATTACGTTGCAAATTGTGGCATCGATATTTGATTTTATTGCATACTTACCTGTGCTCAATACAGTCAATCGTTGGCTTGGTGCGTTACTTGGCATGATTGAAAACTATTTAATTATGTTTATTTTGCTATACGTGTGCGCCTTATTACCGATTGAGGTTATTCAAAATTTAATGTCGAAATCATTGTTAAGTGGTCTTATGTTGGAGCATACTCCGATTATTACAAAGATGTTCCAAAACTGGTGGTATATTTATATGCAATAG
- the zapA gene encoding cell division protein ZapA: MEKQEKNKISVEIYGHTYKMVGSESIGHMRLVASIVDDRMREMNVHNPSLDSTKLAVLTAVNTVHDYLLLKERMEQLEEELKKLKG, translated from the coding sequence ATGGAAAAACAAGAAAAGAATAAAATTTCTGTGGAAATATATGGTCATACGTATAAAATGGTCGGCTCTGAATCCATTGGCCATATGCGACTTGTTGCTTCGATTGTTGATGACCGTATGCGCGAAATGAACGTACATAATCCCTCACTTGATAGCACAAAACTTGCTGTTCTGACAGCAGTAAATACAGTACATGATTATTTACTATTAAAAGAACGAATGGAGCAGTTAGAAGAAGAATTGAAAAAATTAAAGGGTTGA
- the rnhC gene encoding ribonuclease HIII: MSNIVLSISTNIQKEVMAYYATYFIERKAPGVIFAAKLPDATITMYKSGKLMFQGGGAEREAARWGTVEKTTTQHSSSIGAKGDILPDKFATMSVLGSDETGTGDYFGPITVAAVYVPTSKIELINELGVKDSKMLTDDYMRKIAPDLRAACVHSVLVLRNEKYNSLQAKGYSQGKMKAMMHNKALQNTLTKMAPEKPEFILIDQFAERGVYYNYLKNERELVQENVLFSTKAEQLHVAVATASILARAAFLKEMDRLSEIAGLPLMKGASSKVDVQAARIWRNQGEDFLRSITKWHFANTEKARKMV; encoded by the coding sequence ATGTCAAATATTGTGCTATCCATTTCAACAAATATTCAAAAAGAGGTAATGGCTTACTATGCAACCTATTTTATTGAACGAAAAGCTCCAGGCGTTATTTTTGCTGCAAAACTACCAGATGCCACTATTACTATGTATAAATCTGGAAAATTAATGTTTCAAGGAGGAGGTGCTGAACGTGAAGCGGCTCGTTGGGGAACAGTTGAAAAAACAACTACTCAACATTCCTCGTCTATTGGGGCAAAGGGGGATATTCTACCAGACAAATTCGCGACAATGTCTGTCTTAGGCTCTGATGAAACAGGCACAGGTGATTATTTTGGTCCCATCACCGTAGCGGCCGTTTATGTACCTACATCCAAAATCGAACTTATCAACGAGCTTGGCGTAAAAGATTCAAAAATGCTAACGGATGATTATATGCGAAAAATCGCACCCGATTTACGTGCAGCCTGTGTCCATAGCGTTCTTGTATTACGAAACGAAAAATATAACAGTCTACAAGCAAAAGGCTATTCACAAGGGAAAATGAAAGCTATGATGCACAACAAGGCTCTACAAAATACACTCACAAAGATGGCACCCGAAAAACCAGAATTTATTTTAATTGACCAGTTTGCTGAACGCGGAGTTTATTACAATTACCTAAAAAATGAACGTGAACTGGTACAAGAAAATGTCCTCTTTTCTACAAAAGCGGAGCAACTACATGTAGCTGTAGCCACAGCATCTATTCTAGCCCGCGCTGCATTTTTAAAGGAAATGGATCGCTTGAGTGAAATAGCCGGTCTCCCATTAATGAAAGGAGCCTCCAGCAAAGTAGATGTGCAAGCAGCACGAATCTGGCGTAATCAAGGCGAGGATTTCCTACGCTCCATCACAAAATGGCATTTTGCCAATACAGAAAAAGCACGGAAAATGGTGTAA
- a CDS encoding nuclease-related domain-containing protein gives MFIKPYEEAKMTLGLRALARRLTSKHPLYDQITRELLQAEAGEHGEKFIMKQLEKLSFVRGIHVLHNISLQRPFPMQLDIVVITKYEVIIIESKNIKGEVELKNRPRQMIRTLETGERRVFHHPEVQLEEYMYNLKEFFNQNQIEVPVHGIIVFFFNNARIEYEDSLFPVLMAREVTGYLQQRSLKTKTIDSQSISALLVQHHKPYELFPLCRYYGIEIDAIQTGVICPECQIGQMQWLKMKWICSSCLYSNKKAHKCALQDYGMLINKGITNSQAQHFLRLNNRHTIKRMLMTSCYRKESASKRREYQILL, from the coding sequence TCCCCTATATGATCAAATAACAAGAGAGTTACTACAGGCTGAGGCAGGGGAGCATGGAGAAAAATTTATTATGAAACAACTGGAGAAATTATCTTTTGTAAGGGGTATTCACGTTTTACATAATATTTCTCTTCAACGGCCGTTTCCGATGCAACTAGATATTGTAGTGATAACCAAATATGAGGTAATCATTATTGAAAGTAAAAATATTAAAGGAGAAGTGGAATTAAAAAATCGTCCCCGTCAAATGATTCGTACTCTTGAGACAGGAGAACGGCGTGTATTTCACCATCCTGAAGTACAGCTTGAGGAATATATGTACAATTTAAAAGAATTTTTCAATCAAAATCAAATTGAAGTACCTGTCCATGGTATCATTGTTTTTTTTTTTAACAATGCTCGTATCGAATATGAGGATAGTTTATTTCCAGTGTTGATGGCTAGGGAGGTAACAGGTTATTTACAACAGCGTTCTTTGAAGACAAAAACCATAGATTCTCAGTCTATTAGTGCATTACTTGTGCAGCACCATAAGCCATATGAATTGTTCCCGCTTTGTCGTTACTATGGCATAGAGATAGACGCCATTCAAACAGGGGTGATCTGTCCAGAATGTCAGATTGGACAGATGCAATGGTTAAAGATGAAATGGATTTGCTCAAGTTGCCTTTATAGCAATAAAAAAGCCCATAAATGTGCTCTACAAGATTATGGGATGCTAATAAATAAAGGCATTACTAACAGTCAAGCACAGCATTTTTTACGATTAAACAATCGTCATACAATAAAAAGGATGTTAATGACTAGTTGCTATCGGAAAGAAAGTGCATCGAAACGAAGGGAATATCAAATTCTTCTATGA